The DNA segment agtgaacaaaacattaagaacacctattgagttgccccccccttgcagttcttgacacaaaccggtgcgcctggcctactaccaggcgcaccggtttgcttattcacactctgaatgacacacatacacaatccatgtctcaattgtctaaaaatcattctttaacctgtctcctccccttcatctacactaagaagatttaacaattgacatcaataactgatgatagctttcacctgattaatctatgtcacggaaagagaaggtgttcttaatgtttaacacactcagtgtatgtgtcaaTGATGTTATAGATTCCAAGTGGTTGATTTTTTAGGGAATTACTATATGCTCTATGTTATACCTGCAGATCATCACAGCAGCCGAAGTTgctgcacagagggaggagatcctccaaacagccagtgtccctgcgcaGTGTGAGGGAATCCTCcgaacagccagtgtccctgcacagagggaggagatcctccaaacagccagtgtccctgcacagagggaggggatcctccaaacagccagtgtccctgcacagagggaggggattctCTCAGCAGCTGGCATCAAtgcacagagggaggagatcctCCGATCATCAGGCCTcctccctgcacagagggaggggatactccaaacagccagtgtccctgcacagagggaggggattctCTCAGTAGCCAGCATCAAtgcacagagggaggagatcctccgatcatcaggcctcatccctgcacagagggaggggatcctgcaaacagccagtgtccctgcgcagagggaggagatcctccaaacagccagtTTCCCTGCGCAGAGGGAGGGAATCCTCcgaacagccagtgtccctgcacagagggaggggattctCTCAGTAGCCAGCATCAAtgcacagagggaggagatcctccgatcatcaggcctcatccctgcacagagggaggggatcctccaaacagccagtgtccctgcacaaAGGGAGGGAATCGTACCAATGGCCAGCGTCCCAGCGCACAGCGAGGGGATTGTCCTAAAGGCTAGTGTCCCTGCTGAGAGGGAGGaggtcctccgagcatcaggCCTCATCCCTGCACATAAGGAGGGGATCCTCCGAGCATCAGGCCtcatccctgcacagagggaggggattctTCCAGCAGCTTCTATCACTGCGCGGAAGAAGAAGATCCTCAGAGCATCACACGTCACCCATGCACAAAGGGAGTTGATCCTCCTGATGGCCAGTGTCACTGCGCAGAGGAAGGGAATCTTCCCAAAGGCCAGCGTCCCTGCGCACAGGGAGTGGATCGTCCCAAAGGCTAGTGTCCCTGCAGAGAGGGACGAGATCTTCCTCACAACCAGTGTCCCTGTGAAGAATGGAAACAATCATCCACAACCACCTCCCATCATCCCCATGGTGGCACCACTGTGGAAATGGGATGGTGGAGCGTGTACTCCACCTGTGGATTTCTATTCCAAGAGAAGAGGTCACTTAACCTTACCTAATTAGTAAAGAAATTACCATTGTGATAGCGTGAGAATAAGTTGCGATAGATTAAATGTATGGCTCATGTGAGTATATAGCTGTAATACTTTCATGCATTTTCTACATACAACAGGTTTAGCTCCATTTTAcgttttcattttagtcatttagcagacgctcttatccagagcgacttacagtactgagtgtatacattttcatactcCAGTGAATCTCTCCAGGATTTCGCATGGATTTTTTGGATATTAGCTGATAAATATGCTAGATTTTGCAGCGACAATTAGGACATTTTGCATAGCAATATGCAATTGTTTTGTCCAATTTGTTGCAAAAATGCGCTGACAAGGGAAAAAACTGTGTTGACGTCTGGCTTGATTGAACCATATTATGCAGTAAATGTGCggtgattggttgaaattgcgAGCCCTCTTTTTGTACTGTGGTAATGGGTCAGTTCTATGCGATAATATTGTGATGACGTGACTATTTTATTCAGAAATAGTTTGGTGATTGGTCAAATTTGTAAGCCCTCACATAATTTGCAGGGAATTGTTGATTTTGCAACCAAAACAATGCGATCGCAGAGTCCTGGAGTAACCTCCCAGTAATCCCTGTGACTGCGTGTAGGTTAAGATTGGGTTGTAACAGAGTATCAGAGCGAGACGTTTCTACCTGTCAGCTAGTAATTGTTCTGTGTGGTGACATGAGCAGAGTGGCCTGACTTCTCCCACTTATTACAGATGTCCGACTTAGATATGTTGAGCATCCTGCTATGATGTCCATCACCAAGCCGGAACATTCCGATGCCAACCCTCAGTGCCAGACTGGCAGCCGGCCGGTGGCTGAGCCCGAGACCCCTGCTGTTCACAATAACAGTGGAGGCTGGCTCAGCTGGGTCTTTGGGAGTGGAAGAGTTAATAAGAAGGAGGTTCATCTACCTGAGGACAAAGACAGATCTGTAAGGAACTGGTTATTAACACTTTATTCTATGTAGAGACAATTGAGTggataaaaaaaaagacaatttgtGGCTTGCTTCACATTGCTAATATCTTCTTCCTCAGATTGTCTGGGATCCAACTCTGCACAGATGGGTTAACAAAACTGAGCCCAAGGCTGAGGTACACACTTAAATTCAAAGAAATTAAAAACAGTGAACAACCATTGTATTTCAACTGTGATAATATTACTAACAATTTGGAAAATGTGTTGATGTGTTTTACAGAACAAGTgtgtaccaccacctccaccgATGGGGACATATGGATATCAGGGGAACACTGGCAGTGTCCCCAAAGGAGTGAATCCTTACTCTATGAAAGCAGGTGAATATTGCTTTAGAATATATGTGGTTTAACCAAGACTGTGTCAGCCAATCATAGATGTCCCTGGTGGTCCCCTGCTAACACCTTTCCCACTACCAGCAGGTCTATGGGGCAGCAGATACCCTACAATGCATGACAATGATGGGACCAACTCAAAGCCTCCAAGCCATGGTCCTGGACTGCTTCCTAGACAGCTCTCTGGCTTGCTCCCTCCTTCACACTTTGACCTCATGGCACCAATGGTTGTGCCACCTGACACTCTACCCTACTGAGGTATGACTCTGGAAAATCCTTCCAAATTGTATCCATTCATCATTAACTGAGATTTTACTTTAACATAGCAAATGGCTGAAGTAGCAAGGATGttaactattttttatttttgtccaACAGGCCATTTGCCCAGAGTGGATTTGCCATACATAGATTTTTTtcagcattcaaaatgtattaaaacacgATCTTTTAATTAAATCTCTCCTTTGTGTCCTCATGTTCACATTAATTTGATGTGTTCTATCATCATTTACAATGCTTATTGCTTCTGCATTGCTTTATGTTACAGACAAGTGtactgctcaaaacaataaagggaacactaaaataacacatcctagatctgaatgaatgatataatcttattaaatacttttttctttacatagttgaatgcgctgacaacaaaatcacacaaaaataatgaaTGGAAATCCAATCTataaacccatggaggtctggatttggagtcaaacTCAaagttaaagtggaaaaccatactacaggctgatccaactttgatgtaatgtccttagaacaagtcaaaatgaggctcagtagtgtgtgtggcctccatgtgcctgtatgacctccccacaatgcctgggcatgctcctgatgaggtggcggatggtctcctgagggatctcctcccagacttggactaaagcatccgccaactcctggacagtctgtggtgcaacgtggcgttggtggatggagtgagacatgatgtcccagatgtgctcaattggattcaggtctggggaacgggcgggccagttcatagcatcaatgcctttctcttgcaggaactgctgacacactccagccacatgaggtctagcattgtcttgcattaggaggaacccagggccaaccgcaccagcatatggtctcacaaggggtctgaggatctcatctcggtacctaatggcagtcaggctacctctggcgagcacatggagggctgtgcggctccccaaagaaatgccaccccacaacatgactgacccaccgccaaaccggtcatgctggaggatgttgcaggcagcagaacgttttccacggcgtctccagactctgtcacgtctgtcacatgtgctcagtgtgaacctactttcatctgtgaagagcacagggcgccagtggcgaatttgccaatcttggtgttctctggcaaatgccaaacgtcctgcacggtgttgggctgtaagcacaacccccacctgtggacgtcgggccctcataccaccctcatggagtctgtttctgaccgtttgagcagacacatgcacatttgtggcctgctggaggtcattttgcagggctctggcagtgctcctcctgctcctctatgcacaaaggcggaggtagcggtcctgctgctgggttcttgccctcctacggcctcctccacgtctcctgatgtactggcctttctcctggtagcgcctccatgctctggacactacgctgacagacacagcaaaccttcttgccacagctcgcattgatgtgccatcctggatgagctgcactccctgagccacttgtgtgggttgtagactccgtctcatgctaccactagagtgaaagcaccgccagcattcaaaagtgaccaaaacatcagccaggaagcataggaactgagaagtggtctgtggtcaccacctgcagaaccactcctttattgggggtgtcttgctaattgcctataatttccacctgttgtctattccatttgcacaacagcatgtgaaatttattgtcaatcagtgttgcttcctaagtggacagtttgatttcacagaagtgtgattgacttggagttacattgtgttgtttaagtgttccctttatttttttgagcagtgtatatattatacacatatattttattttagacaTTAGAAAAACATTTTTGTGCATTTTGGATGTCCTACATTTACTTACTGTACAGACAAGTAGATTTTATAcacatatttagattttttttatttttatgtattcCATAgacataacaaaatatatttagatgCATTTTGAATTCCAAAATGTCAATATTTGTATTTTCTGTGTCACGTGTTTATGCCCATTTATGTACATTCTGTATGTGTTACCCTTCCAATGAGCTTATCATATAAACTACAACGCGAAAAGTACGGTTTACTTCACTTTTAATCATGTCAGCACAGGTAACAGCCATTTACAGTCTTTGTTTAGTTTATCATTCTTACTCTTCCCAATTCACTTAAACTATATTTCTTTATTTCCCATGGGCTTCACCAGAGTACCCCCTAGTGGCTGGAATACAAGTGTATTAAGCCCCTTACAACACCCCCCTGCAAAAACAAAATGTTGTCCCAAACATTTCACTGGCCTCAAAACTATAAACACATCAGAACGTCTCTAGTTGGTATCCTGATAAGAGCTTGGCAGCCCTAAAGTGTTATaggttagaatgtgtctgggcCTCCTCTGCCGGGCTGAACGGCGGGGCAAGGTCATGGCTGACCCCAATGAATCAGTGTCCACTTCATCATGAGATGATTGAGTCTTTGAGCCCTCAGCTGTTTCCATATTTACCCCTGTCCTCTCCGGGCTCTCTCTGAGGACTGGCTGGCACTCCTTCACAGTGAAGTTTCTATCAGTCTGACGCCGTTCCTCACTATTATCTGATACTAGTTGTGTGCTACTCTGTCTGCTCTCTTCATCCCTATGTGGCCTATTGATGAATACTGGATAAGAATCCTCATCTGAGCTCTTTGACTCAGCGCTCTCCCTATTTTGCTGATTTtgctggggtggttcccttctccacagacctctaCTGGGTATTTCAACAGGTTCCTCAAATGGTAGGGAATTACATGACATGAGCATATTGCGATGCAGAACCCGGGCCCTGCCTGTACCCCTCTCGGGTTTGACCTCATAGACAGGGCTGTCATCACCTTTCCTGGTTACCACCACATGTATTTGGtcctcaaatcaaaatcaaatcaaatttatttatatagcccttcgtacatcagctgaaatctcaaagtgctgtacagaaacccagcctaaaaccccaaacagcaagcaatgcatgtgaaagaagcacggtggctgggaaaaactccctaggaaaaactcctgagaaaggccaaaaacctaggaagaaacctagagaggaaccaggctatgaggggtggccagtcctcttctggctgtgccgggtggatattataacagaacatggtcaagatgttaaaatgttcgtaaatgaccagcatggtcaaataataataatcatagtaattgtcgagggtgcaacaagcacgtccggtgaacaggtcagggttccgtagccgcaggcagaacagttgaaactggagcagcagcatggccaggtggactggggacagcaaggagtcatcatgccaggtagtcctgaggcatggtcctagggctcaggtcctccgagagaaagaaagaaagagagaaagagagaattagagagagcatatttacattcacacaggacaccggataagacaagagaatactccagatgtaacagactgaccctagccccccgacacataaactactgcagcataaatactggaggctgagacaggagggatcagaagacactgtggccccatccgatgatacccccggacagggccaaacaggcaggatataaccccacccactttaccaaagcacagcccccacaccactagagggatatctacaaccaccaacttaccgtccgaagacaaggcagagtatagcccacaaagatctccgccacggcacaacccaagggggggcgccaacccagacaggaagaccacatcagtgactcaacctactcaagtgacgcacccctcccatggacggcatggaagaacaccagtaagtcagtgactcagcccctgtaaaagggttagaggcagagaatcccagtgggaagaggggaaccgacaaggcagagacagcaagggcgttcgttgctccagcctttccgttcaccttcacactcctgggccagactatacttaatcataggacctactgaagagataagtcttcagtaaagacttaaaggttgagactgagtctgcgtctctcacatgggtaggcagaccattccataaaaatggagctctataggagaaagccctacctccagccgtttgcttagaaattctagggacaattaggaggcctgcgtcttgtgaccgtagcgtacgtgtaggtatgtacggcaggaccaaatcggaaagataggtaggagcaagcccatgtaatgctttgtaggttagcagtaaaaccttgaaatcagcccttgccttaacaggaagccagtgtagggaggctagcactggagtaatatgaccaaatgttttggttctagtcaggattctagcagccgtatttagcactaactgaagtttatttagtgctttatccgggtagccggaaagtagagcattgcagtagtccagcctagaagtaacaaaagcatggattaatttttctgcgtcatttttggacagaaagtttctgatttttgcaatgttacgtagatggaaaaaagctgtccttgaagcagtcttgatgtgttcttcaaaagagagatcagggtccagagtaacgccgaggtccttcacagttttatttgagacgactgtacaaccatccagattaattgtcagattcaacagaagatctctttgtttcttgggacctaggacaagcatctctgttttgtccgagtttaaaagtagaaaatttgcagccatccacttccttatgtctgaaacacaggcttctagcgagggcaattttgggacttcaccatgtttcattgaaatgtacagctgtgtgtcgtccgcatagcagtgaaatttaacattatgttttcgaatgacatccccaagaggtaaaatatatagtgaaaacaatagtggtcctagaacggaaccttgaggaacaccgaaatttacaattgatttgtcagaggacgaaccattcacagagacaaactgatatctttccgacagataagatctaaaccaggccagaacttgtccatgtagaccaatttgggtttccaatctctccaaaagaatgtggtgatcgatggtatcaaaagcggcactaagatctaggagcatgaggacagatgcagagcctcggtctgacgtcattaaaaggtaatttaccaccttcacaagtgcagtctcagtgctatgatggggtctaaaaccagactgaagcgtttcgtatacattgtttgtcttcaggaaggcagtgagttgctgcgcaacaactttttctaaaatttttgagaggaatggaagattcgatataggccgatagttttttataatttctgggtcaagattcggctttttcaagagaggctttattactgccacttttagtgagcttggtacacatccggtggatagagagccg comes from the Salmo trutta chromosome 21, fSalTru1.1, whole genome shotgun sequence genome and includes:
- the LOC115156541 gene encoding uncharacterized protein LOC115156541: MASVPAHSEGIVLKASVPAEREEVLRASGLIPAHKEGILRASGLIPAQREGILPAASITARKKKILRASHVTHAQRELILLMASVTAQRKGIFPKASVPAHREWIVPKASVPAERDEIFLTTSVPVKNGNNHPQPPPIIPMVAPLWKWDGGACTPPVDFYSKRRDVRLRYVEHPAMMSITKPEHSDANPQCQTGSRPVAEPETPAVHNNSGGWLSWVFGSGRVNKKEVHLPEDKDRSIVWDPTLHRWVNKTEPKAENKCVPPPPPMGTYGYQGNTGSVPKGVNPYSMKAAGLWGSRYPTMHDNDGTNSKPPSHGPGLLPRQLSGLLPPSHFDLMAPMVVPPDTLPY